DNA from Desulfuromonas sp. AOP6:
CCTCCACAGAGGTTGGCTTTTTATCGGTATGTGTCTGCTCGTTCTGCATAGGTCTGTCGCATAAAAGAAGGGCGTGCCTGCGCACGCCCCGCTTCAGTAGAAGGAATTTCCCGTGGCAAAGGCCTCAATCGCGCGGGACAGCCAGCATGCGGTCAAGGGCCGTGCGGGCCTTCTTTCGCACCTCTGATGGCACGGTGATCTCCGGCGACAAGGTCTGTAAACTGTGGAGGACATCCTCCAGCGAAGTCAGCTTCATGTTGGGGCAAATCAGACGGGAAGTCGGCAGAATGAACTCCCGGTCCGGATTTTCCCGACGCAGGCGAAAGAGGATGCCGGCTTCCGTCCCGACAATGAACTGACGGGCAGCACTGGTGCGAACATAGTCGTACATACCGCTGGTGGAGCAGATGTGGTCGGCCAGGGCCAGGATGGAAGGGTGGCATTCGGGATGGGCCATGAACACCGCCTCCGGATAATCTTTTTTAGCCCGTTCGACATCGGCCACCTCGAGGCGCTCATGGGTGGGGCAGTATCCCTCCCAGAAATGGCAGACCTTGTCCGTATGCCCGGCAATATAGTGCCCCAGATTGCGATCCGGGACCAGGATGACTTCGGCCGCGTCGAGGGAATTTACCACTTTTATGGCGTTGGCGCTGGTGCAGCAGATATCGCTCTCTGCCTTTACCGCGGCACTGCTGTTTACATAGGTGACGACGGGAACACCGGGATGTTTAGCCTTCAACTGGCGCAGAC
Protein-coding regions in this window:
- the nadA gene encoding quinolinate synthase NadA, coding for MNQQEIKAEIRRLAQERNALLLAHNYQRDEIQEIADITGDSLGLSMEAARTDKDVIVFCGVHFMAESAAILAPDKIVLLPRPDAGCPMADMVTPEGLRQLKAKHPGVPVVTYVNSSAAVKAESDICCTSANAIKVVNSLDAAEVILVPDRNLGHYIAGHTDKVCHFWEGYCPTHERLEVADVERAKKDYPEAVFMAHPECHPSILALADHICSTSGMYDYVRTSAARQFIVGTEAGILFRLRRENPDREFILPTSRLICPNMKLTSLEDVLHSLQTLSPEITVPSEVRKKARTALDRMLAVPRD